The Aspergillus fumigatus Af293 chromosome 5, whole genome shotgun sequence nucleotide sequence CATCTTCCCAGGACGCAGTCGAACATCACAGCGGCTGTAGTACTTTGCCATACCACCCGTTCTACAGTTCGATTAGTCCGATCCCTGAAGCTTCGACTCGATGGAAAGtatatcatcctcatcctggaCTTCAATCACACGGTTGACTTCTGCCGTATTGCGCATCAATTCCACAGCGCCGGCATATGTCATTCTCATGGACGGATTGCAATTTTCGGGAAGGTAGTAGAGGAGGACGTAAGGGACTGTCAGGCGACCGGAACCCTGGTGAGATGAGAAAAAGTTAGTTTCGAGCACACGAACATTCTTTGAACAGGACTTGAGGGGTGGTGCATCGGAGCCTCCAGCACAGATGCCACCTACCAGGGTCAAGGGATAGCTCAGAAGAATGAAGCGTGGGGAAGATTCAGGGAGCTCGTCTGCCAGATCCTGCATTTTCGAGTAGACTTCGCCATCTTCGGCTCGGATCTCCTGTGTCTTGGAATCGATGATGTCTGCCAGACTGATTGTCAACTCTTGCCTTTTGTGAAAGTTCGCATCTTAAAAATGGGGTCCAGTGTGCCTTGCGTCGGCAAGTAGCGTATGGCTTGTCGTCTAGGGCCAGGAAGTGGGTGTCCTACAAATGACCGCCTGCGGATCTTTCGCCCTGGAGGTTCCCAAGCGGAACTTGCGCagtttttcttttgtctctgGCGAGAAAGAATATAGTCGCGATTCAGACTAGGAGAGATACATTATGGTCAGCAGGTCTGCAGGAAGGCAAGATGCGGGGCAGATGCAGAATCACCATGTCACTGAGAAAATAGAAAGTAAGACAGTCAAACAATACAGATAAAGCCGGGAAGATGTTCAAGCGTCTTCCTGATGAGGCGGGGAGACTGTATAAGGCTGAAAAGCTGATGACCGAAAGAAAGACACTCCCTGTTTGCAAGTGATAATGGAGAACGCGGGAGTGCGATGATCGGAGATTCCCCACCTCGCTCCCTCTCATCCTTCATAAACGTCTTCAGTGTCCCGCGGTCTGAACTCTCCCCAACCCGCAAACTCCCCCGCGTTTTCCCTCCATGTTAAATCGTCTCAATCAGCTTTCTCGCCACATATCCCGGCCATTGCTCAGTACCAGTTCTCTCTCTCCGGTCGCCTCGCGAGCCTCATTCTCTCCCTTATCTAGCAAACCGTCTTCCATCATGGCATCATCCGTGGTGCCCAATCCATCTAAGACTATCCACACGGCGGCATGTCTGATCATTGGTGATGAAGTCCTTGGTGGAAAGGTGATACCTCCTCATATATGTCTGTTCTGCAGACATTGGAGCACAGGATCAGCAGACAATCCTGCAAAGAAGTCCCATGGGTCGGAGTCGTGGAAATAGAGCTAACAGCTTTCTGATGTCAACAACTCCAGACCATCGACACCAATTCGGCCTTCTTCGCTAAATACTGCTTCTCGCTTGGTATTCAACTCAAGCGGGTTGAAGTCAttgccgatgatgaggacgagatcATTGAAGCCGTGCGGCGGATGAGCAACAACTACGACTTCGTTGTGACCAGCGGAGGCATTGGGCCAACGTCCGTACACGCCCTCACCTACACATCCCTGACAACTCCCTCGTGTTATATTGCAAGTGTTCAAAGCTAACTTCTGCACCGCGTGTCCCTCCAAAGCCACGATGACATTACATACGAATCGATAGCCAAGGCCTTCAACCTGCCACTGAAACTTCACACCCGCGCCTTCGAGCGCATGAAGAGACTCTCCAAGCCTCACCCCATGCAGCCTCACTTCGATTGGGACACCCCGTCGCCCGGCCTCACTGCGAAGCTCCGGATGGTCTACCTCCCGTACGACGAGAACCTCCCCGCGGAATCACAAGCCCTCTTCGTTGCAGACGACATGTGGGTGCCCATCGCCGTCGTCAACGGTAACGTGCATATCCTCCCCGGTGTGCCCCGCTTGTTCGAGCGCCTCCTCGAGCACCTCAAGCCCGTTTTGCTCCCCCGGTTAGCCAACCCGGAGGGCAAAGGTATCTACCGCTACCTCTTCAGCACCCCGCTCCCTGAGAGTGCTGTCGCGCCGTACCTGACGGACCTTGCGGCCCGGGCCAGTGTGCACGGCGTCAAAGTCGGCAGCTACCCTCGTTGGGGCAACAAGCGCAACACCGTCACTCTTGTCGGAAAAGACAAGGCTTTCATGGATTCGGTGATTGCGGAGGTCGAGGAGAACGTTCAGGGCAAGAAGGTATCTCgggaggatgagctggacCCTCCCTCTGAGTCGGAGTAGAGTTCTACAGACTCCCTTTGCAGCTTCACAGGAAGATATTTTGCGTGTACAATCTTTGACTGATAGATAAATTTTGCATATGTAGCAAATAACATTGGACTGGTTCctagaaaggaaaaaagtGACTGACCTTGATGGTAAAGTTTAAGATGTCAAACCACATGATCCCGTCTCACTTGGCTAGGCTCACCTAAGCCAATATACGCCTGCGCAAAATATCTCCAAACATTGGCCCAGCGACTTCCAGGCAGAGCAATTGCTCTTATAGTAGTGGAATATCACACCGTCACCTAGTGCAACTACAGCAGTTCGGATGAATTGCACATTCAATCGGCATCTAGATCTTAGCATTCCGGTCTAAACACATCTGCTAGCACCAACCAGCACGGAGACGGCACTCATCGCTGTGAATGCAACTCTGCTCATCGATTTGTATGTAAGGACGGTATCGAACACGGGGAAATGACTCATATGCTGCGCCCATCGTTATTCTTCGTCTCGACCCTGGACAAAGCGCGTTCATGGCAGAAGGAACAATCAATCCTCTCCGGGTTCTTGGCCAGGTATCTGAGCCGCCTGGGGTTGTTGACGTCACTTGGGCGATTTTGCTCTGAGGATGGATTTAGCTTGGTTTTGAGGGGTTCCGGATGTGTTAGTGCTAAGCAGGTGGGACAGTTTTGATGCGCTCACTCGTAATATTTTGCCTGAGATTCTCCGATTTAGTGTCTGTCGTTGTATGTGTCGAAGCTGCATGGGTACGATGTGTTGCAGACAGCAGAGCTGATCAGGTATCTTCGGACTGATGATAGGTAGTTCTCAATGCTAGACGTCCAGGCCTGGTGAAGTAGATACCAAGTCTTACGTATGTTGTAGCTTGGGATTTTTGTCTGATGGCTATGTGTGCTGCGCCTCTTGGTTCAGGCCCTTGATAATCTAAGAAGTCTTAGGCAGGCAAGATAGAGCAACGACGAGAAAATAATCGCAATTAGGAATACTCAAACAACAAATCAAGCAAAGAAACTTGACACATAGTTCGGGGTTGTTGCAATTTTGCCAACAAACAGTTCGTGGGTAAATTGAAGCACGCATCATCCAATCCGTGTGTCTGGGGAATGAATTGAAGTCAAGCCTTGCGCTTGTACATTTCAAGCGAAGATAATAGATGAGCCGAGCCTTGAAGGATTGACGAAATCGCTCCATGCAACCTAAGAGTCATGATTGTACCATTAGCGCATTCCTGCTGGACGCCTGAATCTCCCTCTGTAGGATGTGGTCTCGACATGGTCCATGAATCCTCTCAAGTCGCAAGCAAGTTCGTCCACACGCGCGCGGGCCGGGGCCGAAACCGCACGCTCCGTTGAGTCCCTTCAGGAAAGTCGATTCTTTGCATGATGGTCACAGTCGAACATCCCCCGCCTTTGTCGCCGGGGATGTTGCACTGTGGTGGGTTGGGGGAGGGCTTGGTTTACCGGCCATCAACGGGAGATGGGAGAGGATGACAGACCTTGGTTCTTTCCTCGATGTCGCGGGCACCGAGGCTGCTGTCGTTTTGGCAGGGGCTAGCGACGAACTCGGGATTGACATCGAGGATTTGCGCCATGACTTCCTGGAAGGTCAGTCTGCGAGCTTAGGGCAAACTTATGGCTGTGACGCTACCTAGATGGTCCCCTTGGAGTTGATCTCTGGCTTGTTCGGATGAAGAGTTCCTATCAATTCCATTGGGACGATGATGTAACCTCTGATTGGAGAATTGCGGACCACAAGAGCGCCCTGCGCAGCAATGTAATCAGCCTTGAGCGTCTTTGGTGTCTTGACTCTCAGACCTGGGACAGAAGGCTGTTGAAGCCGCGGCAATAATAATCCTTGGTGACTTCATATTGATTGAGAATGTTTCGACGAGAGAAGCTGATGTGGATGAGTGCAGGACAGGAACGTTCAGGTGGACATGTCGTCCAATTACAGATTTTGCAAGAGCTTCAGGCAGGGCACTTGGCCACTCTCTTTCTAATGTCCTGGAGCATTGGGCCACAGGAGGGATCAGGCCCTCCGAGATGGGCTTCCCTTGTGACACCTTCATGGTTGTGCTTTCGACACGGCGCAGGGGTGGGATATTGGAGTGGATCATGGAGCAGCGGTCAGAGCTCTATCAAACATAATACGCAGCCCCGTTGAGCTGAAGGTGGAGGCGAAAGAAACCCAGACTTCGAATGCTCTGAAGAACCTGATTGACTAGCCATAAAGGAAGCACTTCGTGCAGGGCTTTACTGCTTCAaagagcttccagctcttACACTGCCCTAAACAATCCATAACAGACAGTGATACCTGCAACCCTTCACCATCATACAGATCCGCTGCTGGATAGGCCCTGCTCAATTTCTTCCCGGGATTGATCAGTCACTGTTGCAGCAACCTTGACTGAGAGCTGACCATTGAGCCAAGGCAATGTTTGCTTGACCTGGTTGACGAACAAAGTAAGCATCATTGACTGGACAATGCGATGGCCCTGGTAAACTTACTTTGAAGTGCCACCAGATCTGTTTCTCGTTCTCTACTATCGGTCCCTTGACCAGCTAGAATGGGTTCCATTCCTCTCCGGTGGATCGCATCAGCTGCTCCTACAATGCTGCTGCGTGGCGTGCAATGACAACGTATGGTACATCCAGCCGAGCTGTAGATACCTGGGAGCGTATGTGGAGGATATTTTTGCTGAAGTTTGCCCGTGTGGACTTCGACTCCGGGACCAAGGGTTGGGGGAATCAGTGGGATGATAGGGTGGGTGGGCAGCAGTTTGATACCGATAACTATAATATCATTGTTGAGGTTGAGTCATATTAGTTTTTGTTTGGTTGGGTAGATCGAATAGGCTCATGCTGTATATGAGGGGTTGACTGGATAGTATTCACTCTAACTGAAGCAAACGAAAGACAGTTTTCCACGTCAGTAACGTATTCATGGCTACTTCTCTGTCAGCTTTCCACACTTTTGGCTAGTATCAAGTAATCAAACTAAGAGCCTTGGTAGTAAACTCGAGACTACAGCCCCTTGATATGACACCGCATTGCACAGTAAGAATCTCTTGGCTATTTTAGTTTCAAATCTAATTCTGCTATCTCTGAGCGCATGGCTGGCGGGCTGCTGTGGCGTAATGCAGGTCCATAGTATTGTGCAAGAGATCCTGGATGGGGAGGCTGTCGCTTTTTGCACTGCCATGTAGGAGCACGAGCTGAATGCGATGGGGACGCTGTGATTGATGAAGCTGGAGGTTACGGAGTAGGAGGGCGGGGACGAGTACACAGGGCGTCATGTCAGATGACCACAGTCTTGGAGAATGGTAAATCTAACCAATAGGAAAATAACCGGCCCTCGCTCTACAATACGATGTAGGCCTTTTTTTCCGGACgcgagaaaagaaaaagtagTCGGCAAGGATATATGCAAGAATTAAGGATAGAAAACACGCCTTCAAGGAaaaataagagaaagagcatcCATGTAGAATCACAGGCCAAAAAACAGAAGGAAAGGTTAAAGTCGTAGTCCTCCTGAAGAAGTGCTTGTTCGCTGCATATGGTTCAATATTAGAATAGAATTGGACGCCAGGGACGCCGGGGAAATCTGAGGACGgatctgatgaagaagaattaGGTAACGAAGACACGAAATAGACAGCGCCGGACGTCCTGATGGCCATATAAGAAACGGAAACAAAAGAAGCGGCAATGCTGCGCGAGTGAGAACCAAGATGTGACCCATGACAATAGCATGTACCTATATAAATGCACAATCTATTGACAGGCTCATCCCTCATTGTGCCAAGGGAACGGGTATTCATCAAGAGAACAATCTTtcacaaaaaaaaaagactaAACAGAGAAACAAAGGGGGAATCGAACGGTCATGGAGACGATGACAACCTCATGCTGAGAGCGAACATCACCTGATAGCGAGCCTTGTACAGTACGAAGTCACAGATGCAGGTGTATGGCCACACCGCAGTCTCGGCTTTCGTCTCCTGAAGCCAAGCATAGcgctctctctctctattATCCTTCAAAGTCTGATTTGGCGACTCCTTTCCTATTGACCTGCGCGCCTGATAACCGTGTAAAGCAACGTCGACCCAATTACATAATAACGCATTTTCCACAGCAGCCAGCGTTGTCGCCGGGCTCGCTCACATCCATCTTGCCTTCAGGGGCACGGGTGCCTGCGGCACCAGAACCGGACGGATATGACGACATCTCCTTGTTGTAACGACGAATTTCGCGCACGAGGTCATAGAAAGCGTTCTCAACGTTGATGCGGGATTTTGCCGACGTTTCAATGAACTTGCAACCGAATTGCCTGGCCAGAGCCTCGCCCTCTGCATAGCAGATGGCCTAATAAGAATATTGCCAAGGTTGAGAAAGGGAAAATCTTCGGGAGGTTCGCCTACCTTGTTGAGAGACGGCtcgttccttctccaaatcgCACTTGTTACCGACCACGATAATAGGGAAGTAATCCTTGTCTTTCACACGCAGGATTTGTTGTTGGAAAGTCATAATCTCTTCAAAGGACTGCCGAGACGTAATCGAGTagaccaggaggaagccttcGCCAGTCCGCATGTATTGTTCACGCATCGCCGAGTACTCCTCCTGCCCGGCAGTATCTAAGACATCCAACAAAGCGACCTCATCGTCGATGACACACTGCTTCCGGTAGGAGTCTATACAATAGGAAAAGAGATATCTTGGTAAGTACTCAAGCCGTCAATGACTGCGCCCAAGGAGCCACCTACCTTCAATTGTTGGGTCGTATTCATCGACGAAGTGACTCTGAATCAGTTGGATTGTTAAGCATGACTTTCcgacaccaccaccaccgacAACAACTAGCTTGTACTCTCTAAGGAACTGGTATAGAAAAGCTGTCAGTCATCTGTGACACATCTCATTGCTTGGGAGCCTGTGGCGATCGGAGGTGAGATGCGCAGGATGAAGGCGATGTGGTGATgttgagagggaaaaggggcGGGGAGCGACACAAGGATTTTCGAATGATCGGCGTACCTTTGAAGCCATCACGGCGAAGTCTAGGTTGAGGTGACCTGGAAAGGAtggaaggggaaaaagagagcAACGATCGAAGCTATCCCAACAGCAGCAGTGTCAGCGGGTCGAAAAAGTAGCAGCACAAGTTTCTTTTGCAAAAAGGGTCAAGAGTCGGGACCCAGCTTTTCGGGAGTTCCGCGTAGAACGAAGACGCCTGGAGAACAGTCCACAGCAACGGCGGGTCCAGTACTCTAGAAGCGACTAAGCCAAGCTTAAAGGCGCCAAATGGGTTTGGGAAAGAGGTGGATTTAAGAGGTTTAGGGGTTTGTGCAGTCTGCAATCTGCAGCACAGAATCGGGAGGGAATTGGAGATGGCGAACCAATTTGCGCGCCAGCTCTCCGAACGGTGACGCTACCTACTAATATCTAGGCAAAGTTTCTCTCTACTCTGTTGACTAACAGAgtcgagatgatgatggaaagTGTCCTGTGTGGGCTTAGAAGGAGGACCAGTGGAGATTTGGATAGGGTGGTTAAAGGGGAGTCAAggtgagaaggaagatgtgGGGATAAGATAGGGGAGGGAGaccgaaaaagaaagaatcCAGAAATTCGTGATGGAAGGCAAAAACTGTTTCCTTGGACTGTCTTGTCAGATTGTTCCCCCAGTCAATTGTATAAGGGTTAGAAAGGATATGAAGGAAATGGCATTTTTAAAAAAAATGGGGAAAAGCAGGAAATAAAGCAGTCTGCAAGTGTaactctgtacggagtagtagtaCCTACCTCTCTTTTTGACTTCCGTTCTGTAAAGGTGTGAGTGAGACCAGGGAGAGGATTGGATGAttggtggttgtggatgGAGGTGTCTACCCAAGTAGCAAATGGGTCATCAAATCAATAATGGGTGGTCGTAACAGTACTAGGCGATATTGATATGAACCCAACTATAataacaaaaaaaaaaaaaaaaaaaaaaaaaaatcagTAATAAACAATAACAATAACAACTTGCGTCCTTTAAAAGGGGTTGATTTGGTCACATCTGGGTCATTCGGACTCTCGGAGGGATGAGCGTGGTATTAAGTGGGTTGGCCGTGTCTGTAACGACGTATGGAGTAAGGTATCGAGTGTCCACAGTATCATCCGATAGATGGCCACCTAACAAAATAGCAATCAGCATACTCCAGTAGTTTGCTGATGCCGCAACCAAAGCAACTCCTGGCCGCTTCCCCGTACCGTTGTGATGGATGAGAACTCAATCACAATTCCCAACCACAGCATCAAGCTGGAGCTGTCAAAAAGACGTTGCAGATGATGAAATGCTCCATGCCAACGCAGACAGGAGCAATCGAAAGCTCGATATAGCTATCAGTACTCTGTACACTTACCGCCACAAATATCTCCAGCCGTCTAAGCTCCATCAATCAGTAAATAGATAATCAACGCCGCAGACATTGACTGGATTCTTTCAGTCCAAGGTGCTTATTAACCAAATGACTGACTAACTACACTACTCTTACTGACTATCTAGACTAAGTTTGATGCCTCCTACTTATCTACAGGCTAGGAAAGCAGGGAAGTGAGGAGAGCAATTTTCCCTCGTCATTTTCAAGCTCGTCTCGTTCTAGAAGTATGGCGTTCACAAGTCCCTTAAATGAACTGTCAGCAGCCACGCCTATCAATAATGCGATTGTCTAGCCATGGAATTTGTTTGGCTTTCTCGGGCCCATGGTTCACTTCATGAACTCCCCCTGTCGGGTATCACAAATGGAACGAGTCAACGACCACCCCGAGATCATTGCATCGGTAGTGTACCGTCGAGCATTACGGACATTCAGAAATATTTGATTGAGGACG carries:
- a CDS encoding flavin adenine dinucleotide pyrophosphatase → MLNRLNQLSRHISRPLLSTSSLSPVASRASFSPLSSKPSSIMASSVVPNPSKTIHTAACLIIGDEVLGGKTIDTNSAFFAKYCFSLGIQLKRVEVIADDEDEIIEAVRRMSNNYDFVVTSGGIGPTHDDITYESIAKAFNLPLKLHTRAFERMKRLSKPHPMQPHFDWDTPSPGLTAKLRMVYLPYDENLPAESQALFVADDMWVPIAVVNGNVHILPGVPRLFERLLEHLKPVLLPRLANPEGKGIYRYLFSTPLPESAVAPYLTDLAARASVHGVKVGSYPRWGNKRNTVTLVGKDKAFMDSVIAEVEENVQGKKVSREDELDPPSESE
- the rasA gene encoding Ras family protein: MASKFLREYKLVVVGGGGVGKSCLTIQLIQSHFVDEYDPTIEDSYRKQCVIDDEVALLDVLDTAGQEEYSAMREQYMRTGEGFLLVYSITSRQSFEEIMTFQQQILRVKDKDYFPIIVVGNKCDLEKERAVSQQEGEALARQFGCKFIETSAKSRINVENAFYDLVREIRRYNKEMSSYPSGSGAAGTRAPEGKMDVSEPGDNAGCCGKCVIM
- a CDS encoding GMF family protein — translated: MQDLADELPESSPRFILLSYPLTLVGGICAGGSDAPPLKSCSKNVRVLETNFFSSHQGSGRLTVPYVLLYYLPENCNPSMRMTYAGAVELMRNTAEVNRVIEVQDEDDILSIESKLQGSD